The following proteins are encoded in a genomic region of Amycolatopsis sulphurea:
- a CDS encoding ESX secretion-associated protein EspG, whose translation MTILDRPVRIPRPAFFIAWDHAEGGKLPAVVAPDDAYATTDFSRELEQRTMSRFEALRLATPDGRLTPQFRATLELLAAPERELYAWTALVNRPEDNGAVLVASAGRDAVRLITDHRSIQLDPIPAHELAASLADTLPNYPPARIGHLRMPMTYLDGRTADPLSEASGHADQIRHLSRAERAGVHKLYAAVRSTGDRIRSTPRSPSTTSPGPAASSRSPAPTTTAAKKSPCGPAAVPPSSMPSPSPSTDSPEDLGSQQILNRPPVTFCGLRPALSRSHGRWASLARPQICSRPSRSAPPSAAAGRT comes from the coding sequence ATGACGATCCTCGATCGGCCGGTGCGCATCCCGCGCCCGGCATTCTTCATCGCCTGGGACCACGCCGAAGGCGGCAAGCTGCCCGCGGTCGTCGCCCCGGACGACGCCTACGCCACCACGGACTTCTCCCGAGAGCTGGAACAACGCACAATGTCCCGGTTCGAGGCGCTGCGACTGGCCACACCGGACGGACGGCTGACCCCGCAGTTCCGGGCCACGCTGGAACTGCTCGCCGCGCCCGAACGGGAACTGTACGCCTGGACCGCACTGGTCAACCGGCCCGAGGACAACGGCGCCGTGCTCGTCGCCTCCGCAGGACGCGACGCGGTCCGACTGATCACCGACCACCGCTCCATCCAGCTCGACCCCATCCCGGCACACGAACTCGCCGCAAGCCTGGCCGACACCCTGCCCAACTACCCGCCCGCCAGGATCGGCCACCTGCGGATGCCGATGACCTACCTCGACGGCCGCACTGCAGACCCGCTATCAGAAGCATCCGGCCACGCCGACCAGATCCGTCACCTCTCGCGCGCCGAACGCGCCGGCGTGCACAAGCTCTACGCCGCCGTCCGGTCCACCGGCGACCGCATCCGCAGCACCCCCCGCTCACCGTCTACGACCTCACCCGGGCCGGCCGCATCTTCTCGTTCACCAGCACCGACAACAACGGCGGCGAAGAAGTCACCATGTGGCCCGGCAGCCGTGCCACCCTCATCGATGCCCTCACCGTCACCCTCAACGGACTCGCCTGAGGACCTCGGCAGTCAACAAATTCTGAACCGGCCACCCGTGACGTTCTGCGGCTTGCGCCCGGCCTTAAGCAGGAGCCATGGCCGCTGGGCAAGCCTGGCGCGACCACAGATCTGTTCAAGGCCTAGCCGTTCGGCACCGCCCAGCGCGGCCGCTGGGCGGACGTGA
- a CDS encoding DUF3558 domain-containing protein — MSRDDALSMLKLAKTVREHFDLMRPKAHRLTQITSPADEPGSNGYTKLLVNQGEPKGTFVTGKEQVDEEFAYADELVNRLEKALGITEASDGQASSDVNAAEPERGVRVMTRRTLTAVLGVAAVVSAAGCSGDPNAAPASSAPVSASSSAAAATLPHSGAPKVEHPLPASVLSGQPCQEALASDQLTQIFGTAPQGKPDTLPGIGPECRWANIDSGAGLSVGYTTQTHQGLSGVYQNTKPQSKVWRELPPIQAFPAVAASTFNAGTQTGFCGVSVGVADDLSFDVSLTPSDAKRAGGADPCELSARVADMVVTNLKRKAGA; from the coding sequence ATGAGCCGTGACGACGCGTTGTCGATGCTCAAGCTGGCCAAAACCGTCCGCGAACACTTCGACTTGATGCGGCCCAAAGCGCACCGGCTGACTCAGATCACGTCTCCGGCGGACGAGCCTGGCAGTAACGGTTACACCAAGCTGCTGGTCAATCAGGGTGAGCCGAAGGGCACGTTCGTCACGGGCAAAGAGCAGGTCGACGAGGAGTTCGCCTATGCCGATGAGCTGGTGAATCGGCTGGAAAAGGCGTTGGGGATCACCGAGGCGTCGGACGGGCAGGCATCGAGCGACGTGAACGCGGCCGAGCCGGAACGGGGGGTTCGCGTGATGACGCGCCGAACGCTCACGGCCGTTCTGGGCGTGGCTGCGGTAGTGTCGGCCGCAGGATGTTCCGGCGACCCGAATGCTGCTCCGGCCAGCTCCGCGCCGGTGTCAGCGTCATCGTCGGCCGCTGCCGCGACATTGCCGCACAGCGGGGCGCCAAAAGTTGAGCATCCGCTCCCCGCGTCGGTATTGTCCGGGCAACCCTGCCAGGAAGCGCTCGCCTCGGACCAGCTCACACAGATCTTCGGCACGGCCCCGCAGGGCAAACCGGACACGCTCCCCGGAATCGGTCCGGAGTGCAGGTGGGCCAACATCGACTCTGGCGCCGGCCTATCGGTCGGCTATACGACGCAGACCCACCAGGGGCTAAGCGGGGTGTACCAGAACACGAAACCGCAGTCCAAGGTGTGGCGAGAGCTGCCGCCCATTCAAGCGTTTCCCGCTGTCGCGGCTTCGACGTTCAACGCGGGCACTCAGACCGGTTTCTGCGGGGTGAGCGTAGGCGTCGCAGATGATCTGTCATTCGATGTGTCGCTGACTCCCAGCGATGCGAAGAGGGCTGGTGGGGCTGATCCGTGTGAGTTGTCGGCGCGGGTGGCGGACATGGTGGTCACGAACCTGAAGCGTAAGGCGGGTGCGTGA
- a CDS encoding PP2C family protein-serine/threonine phosphatase, with product MATEQTRFILRQAAGSHPGRRRSNNEDSVYATGRLLAVADGIGGQPHGEVASATAVEVLASLDAELRALDLAAQDLSALLAGAVQRVGARLAEVAEQNPATHGMGTTLTVLLFDGTHFAAAHVGDSRGYVLRAGELRRITRDHTLVQALVEDGRITEEDAVDHPRRSLLMKALQSTGCAEPDAWEFTPEPGDRYLLCSDGLTAGAPEPAIRDVLASGTPEETVANLITLANDGGGPDNITIVVADVVQAFD from the coding sequence ATGGCCACCGAGCAGACCCGGTTCATCCTGCGCCAAGCCGCGGGCTCGCACCCCGGGCGACGACGCAGCAACAACGAGGACTCCGTGTACGCCACCGGGCGGCTGCTGGCCGTGGCCGACGGTATCGGTGGCCAGCCGCACGGGGAAGTGGCCAGCGCGACCGCGGTCGAAGTGCTGGCTTCGCTGGACGCGGAGCTGCGCGCACTCGACCTCGCCGCGCAGGACCTGAGCGCCCTCCTCGCCGGCGCCGTACAGCGCGTCGGCGCGCGCCTTGCCGAGGTGGCCGAGCAGAACCCGGCAACCCACGGCATGGGCACCACACTCACCGTGCTGCTGTTCGACGGCACCCACTTCGCCGCCGCACACGTCGGCGACTCGCGCGGCTATGTCCTGCGCGCCGGCGAACTGCGCCGCATCACCCGCGACCACACCCTCGTACAGGCCCTGGTCGAAGACGGCCGGATCACCGAAGAGGACGCCGTCGACCACCCGCGCCGCTCGCTGCTGATGAAGGCCCTGCAAAGCACCGGCTGCGCGGAACCGGACGCCTGGGAGTTCACCCCGGAACCCGGCGACCGCTACCTGCTCTGCTCCGACGGCCTCACCGCAGGCGCCCCCGAACCGGCCATCCGGGACGTACTGGCCAGCGGCACCCCAGAGGAGACCGTCGCCAACCTGATCACCCTCGCCAACGACGGCGGCGGACCGGACAACATCACCATCGTGGTCGCCGACGTGGTCCAGGCCTTTGACTGA